From Afipia carboxidovorans OM5, one genomic window encodes:
- a CDS encoding DUF7146 domain-containing protein, with the protein MNSLHNLADALGGDVISNRCILCPGPAHSRKDRSLKVKFRPDGTFSVTSFAGDDWRECKDFIRERLGLPSDWKRQPANDDKPIIRLRERDDDEPARIRSALMRWEHAIPIAGTLAERYLASRGLTYNGDAIRYRVNDRSMVALMTDAITAEPTGVHCTYLDADGRKTGRKMYGRARGAVVRLSADDDVTLGLAIGEGIETALATGFTPIWACLSAGTMQNFPVLSGIECLTIFADRDHAGMSAANACGRRWHQAEKEIEIVAPSEIGADFADEMEAA; encoded by the coding sequence ATGAACTCGCTTCATAATCTCGCCGACGCCCTCGGCGGCGACGTCATCAGTAATCGGTGCATCCTCTGCCCTGGTCCCGCTCACAGCCGTAAGGATCGCAGCCTCAAGGTCAAGTTCAGGCCAGACGGCACCTTCAGCGTCACCAGCTTCGCGGGTGATGATTGGCGGGAATGTAAGGACTTCATCCGCGAACGCCTCGGACTTCCGAGCGATTGGAAGCGCCAGCCAGCCAACGACGATAAGCCCATCATCCGACTGCGCGAACGCGATGACGACGAGCCTGCGCGCATCCGCTCCGCGCTGATGCGATGGGAGCACGCCATCCCGATCGCCGGAACGCTTGCCGAGCGATATCTCGCGTCGCGCGGCCTGACCTATAACGGCGACGCAATCCGCTACCGCGTGAACGACCGGAGCATGGTGGCGTTGATGACTGACGCCATCACCGCGGAGCCGACCGGCGTGCACTGCACATACCTGGACGCAGACGGCCGCAAGACCGGCCGTAAGATGTATGGCCGAGCGCGTGGCGCGGTGGTGCGGCTGAGCGCAGACGACGATGTAACCCTTGGGTTGGCAATCGGCGAAGGTATCGAGACGGCACTCGCTACGGGCTTCACGCCGATATGGGCCTGCCTAAGTGCAGGAACCATGCAAAACTTCCCGGTTCTTTCGGGCATCGAGTGCTTGACCATCTTCGCCGACCGCGACCACGCCGGCATGTCGGCGGCAAATGCGTGCGGTCGTCGTTGGCACCAAGCAGAGAAAGAAATTGAGATCGTTGCGCCTTCCGAGATCGGTGCTGATTTCGCCGATGAAATGGAGGCCGCGTAA
- a CDS encoding DNA polymerase III subunit delta': MSPRNQSAETIAAPHPRETISLYGHAAAEAALLTAYKSGHIPHAWLIGGVQGIGKATLAYRMARFVLANPDPASAKVQEAVSLQVDAPYPVARQIAAGSHGGMLTLERSANDKGVMRSVITVDESRETISFFGSTAAAEGWRVCIVDTVDELNANASNALLKILEEPPARSLFLLVSNMPSRVLATIQSRCRKLMLRSLATEEVIAAAAEALQIDPSDQALREAAETAEGSVAHTLTLMGGEALGLQQRTTALLDILPQLDHRALHALGDALPLNDRAALRTVIETIERWLSARLRDDELQSDLPRLARFAEVWEKMGKAARDTESFNLERKPLVFSVFGWLAEAAA, encoded by the coding sequence ATGAGCCCGCGAAACCAATCGGCCGAAACGATCGCCGCACCGCATCCGCGCGAGACGATATCTCTTTATGGTCATGCGGCAGCAGAGGCTGCGCTGCTCACCGCCTACAAGAGCGGGCACATTCCGCATGCCTGGCTGATCGGCGGCGTGCAGGGCATCGGCAAGGCGACGCTGGCCTATCGCATGGCGCGCTTCGTCCTCGCCAATCCCGATCCCGCGTCCGCCAAAGTGCAGGAGGCCGTCTCGCTGCAGGTCGATGCCCCGTATCCCGTGGCGCGGCAGATCGCGGCCGGAAGCCATGGCGGCATGCTGACGCTCGAGCGCAGCGCCAACGACAAGGGCGTGATGCGCAGCGTCATCACGGTTGACGAGTCACGCGAGACGATTTCGTTTTTCGGCTCGACGGCGGCGGCGGAAGGCTGGCGCGTCTGCATCGTCGACACCGTCGATGAGCTCAATGCCAACGCCTCCAACGCGCTCCTGAAAATCCTCGAAGAGCCGCCCGCGCGCTCGCTGTTTCTCCTTGTCAGCAACATGCCTTCGCGCGTGCTCGCCACGATCCAATCGCGTTGCCGCAAACTGATGCTGCGCTCGCTCGCGACGGAAGAGGTGATCGCCGCCGCCGCGGAAGCGCTGCAGATCGATCCATCCGATCAGGCGTTGCGCGAAGCGGCGGAGACGGCGGAGGGCAGTGTTGCCCACACGCTGACGCTGATGGGCGGCGAGGCGCTCGGGCTGCAGCAGCGCACAACCGCTCTCCTCGACATCCTGCCGCAACTCGACCATCGCGCTTTGCATGCACTCGGCGATGCGCTGCCGCTCAACGATCGTGCGGCGCTACGCACTGTGATCGAGACGATCGAACGCTGGCTGTCGGCGCGGTTGCGGGACGATGAATTGCAGTCGGATTTGCCGCGCCTTGCGCGCTTTGCCGAGGTATGGGAAAAGATGGGCAAGGCCGCCCGCGATACGGAATCATTCAATTTGGAGCGAAAACCGCTGGTGTTTTCGGTATTTGGGTGGCTCGCCGAAGCCGCCGCCTGA
- a CDS encoding tyrosine-type recombinase/integrase, with the protein MARNRLTTTQCNARRKAGKLADGDGLYLQTSPNGNKSFVFVFIRSGRRREMGLGPFGTGTGQVSLAAARDKADEVRAILGRGGDPFTELSSRRATSRTFGAFAAEWVEGMAEGWRNEKHRDQWRMTLLGVTSKIDKDGKPIKAKHDYCASLRKIPVADVATDDVLKVIRPIWKTKPETARRIRGRIERVLDAAKAAGERTGENPARWRGHLSELLSKPEKLQRGHHKALPYKEVPAFMKRLRAMSSISALSVEFTILTAARSGETRGATWSEIWDDVWIIPAERMKGGREHRVPLVSRALEILEAVKKVRTSDFIFPGFRDDRPLSDMSLSAVLRRLEVDATVHGFRSSFRDWAGDATDFPRELAEAALAHLVGDETERAYRRGDALKRRRELMAAWAQYLVSGK; encoded by the coding sequence ATGGCGCGCAACAGGCTCACCACCACTCAATGCAATGCGCGCCGCAAGGCCGGAAAGCTGGCAGACGGTGACGGTCTCTATCTGCAGACGAGCCCCAACGGAAATAAGAGCTTCGTTTTCGTTTTCATCCGTAGCGGTCGGCGGCGGGAGATGGGACTCGGCCCATTCGGGACCGGTACGGGGCAAGTTTCGCTCGCTGCTGCACGCGACAAGGCGGACGAAGTCCGTGCCATCCTTGGGCGCGGCGGCGATCCCTTCACGGAGCTATCCTCCCGCCGCGCAACCAGCCGGACGTTCGGCGCTTTCGCCGCCGAGTGGGTTGAGGGCATGGCGGAGGGCTGGCGCAACGAGAAGCACCGGGATCAATGGCGCATGACGTTGCTGGGCGTAACCAGCAAGATCGACAAGGATGGTAAGCCGATCAAGGCCAAGCACGACTACTGTGCGTCGCTGCGCAAGATTCCCGTTGCCGACGTGGCCACCGATGACGTGCTGAAGGTGATACGCCCCATCTGGAAGACCAAGCCCGAAACCGCCCGTCGCATCCGTGGCCGGATTGAGCGCGTCCTAGATGCCGCTAAGGCGGCTGGTGAGCGCACTGGCGAAAACCCCGCACGATGGCGCGGCCATTTATCAGAGTTGTTGTCCAAGCCCGAGAAGCTCCAGCGGGGTCATCACAAGGCCTTGCCCTACAAAGAGGTGCCAGCCTTTATGAAGCGGCTGAGGGCGATGAGTTCGATTTCCGCTCTATCTGTCGAATTCACGATTCTAACGGCGGCCCGATCGGGCGAGACGCGCGGCGCAACATGGTCTGAGATTTGGGACGACGTTTGGATTATCCCCGCCGAGCGCATGAAAGGGGGCAGGGAGCACCGAGTCCCGTTAGTCTCGCGCGCGCTGGAAATCCTTGAGGCCGTGAAAAAAGTGCGCACCTCTGACTTTATCTTTCCGGGCTTCCGAGACGATCGGCCGCTTTCCGACATGTCCCTATCAGCGGTGCTGCGGCGGCTGGAGGTGGACGCCACCGTCCATGGCTTCCGGTCCTCGTTTCGAGACTGGGCCGGCGATGCCACGGATTTTCCAAGAGAATTGGCCGAGGCGGCGCTGGCGCATCTGGTTGGCGACGAGACGGAGAGAGCGTACAGGCGAGGGGATGCCCTTAAGCGGCGGCGGGAACTTATGGCGGCCTGGGCACAATATTTAGTAAGTGGAAAATAA
- a CDS encoding gene transfer agent family protein, whose translation MTDITTNECARQIQFAGELRTFNLNSADVLSTIAGSHDLRNLSLLMKFQGRPPLEGQYGPTPAACLKRFINSEYSIADIENVIALGLIGGGTSVDEAFRLVAEHVTSKPLAANALIASEVISALFVGAQEAA comes from the coding sequence ATGACCGATATCACCACCAATGAATGCGCGCGCCAGATTCAATTTGCCGGCGAATTACGCACTTTCAATCTCAATTCCGCGGACGTGCTTTCCACGATCGCCGGTAGCCATGATCTGCGCAACCTGTCGCTATTGATGAAATTTCAGGGTCGCCCGCCGCTCGAAGGACAGTATGGACCGACACCGGCAGCCTGCCTTAAGAGGTTTATTAATTCTGAGTACAGCATTGCCGATATTGAGAACGTAATTGCGCTTGGCCTTATTGGCGGCGGCACGTCGGTAGATGAGGCGTTCCGCCTGGTGGCAGAACACGTCACCAGCAAACCTCTGGCTGCGAACGCACTGATCGCAAGCGAAGTTATCTCCGCGCTCTTCGTTGGTGCGCAGGAGGCCGCGTAA
- a CDS encoding D-alanyl-D-alanine carboxypeptidase family protein, producing MPHVAAWLGRVCAGLLVAAGLIVAPVYAANHSVQGAVKKEEGGIDTDAPTAILIEAKTGSVLFEKNADELRAPSSMMKLMTAEVIFHALAKGEIKLTDEYRISENAWRRGGAPSGGSTMFAAIHSIVSVDDLLHGLAIQSGNDSCIALAEGYAGSESAFVAKMQARAREIGLARSTFGNTNGLPDPDNKMSVRELGHLARHLILTYPDLYKLFGEREFTWNKIRQQNRNPLLASLDGADGLKTGYTKEGGFGMVGSAVQNGTRLVVVVNGLSDAADRAAAAKRLLEWGFKNFETRTLFEANQTVGYGKVFGGDTGRIALHANEPVGVMVQRNGSDKINARIIYKGPVRAPVQSGDRIGAIKVWRNGNLALEVPLYASESVGTGSLTQRAFDGASELAIGLLRSGIEKL from the coding sequence ATGCCGCATGTCGCGGCGTGGCTCGGCCGCGTTTGCGCAGGGCTACTGGTGGCTGCCGGTCTCATTGTCGCGCCGGTTTACGCTGCCAATCACAGCGTTCAGGGCGCGGTGAAGAAGGAAGAGGGCGGCATCGACACCGATGCGCCGACCGCGATCCTCATCGAGGCCAAGACCGGCAGCGTCCTGTTCGAGAAGAATGCCGACGAGCTGCGTGCGCCATCGAGCATGATGAAGCTGATGACCGCGGAGGTCATCTTCCACGCGCTCGCCAAGGGCGAGATCAAGCTGACGGACGAATACCGGATCAGCGAGAACGCCTGGCGCCGCGGCGGTGCACCGTCCGGCGGCTCGACCATGTTCGCGGCGATCCACAGCATCGTCAGCGTCGACGATCTGCTGCATGGCCTTGCGATCCAGAGCGGCAACGATTCCTGCATCGCGCTTGCGGAAGGCTATGCCGGTAGCGAAAGCGCGTTCGTCGCGAAGATGCAGGCGCGCGCCCGCGAGATCGGCCTTGCGCGCTCGACCTTCGGCAACACCAACGGCCTGCCGGACCCGGATAACAAGATGTCGGTGCGCGAACTCGGCCATCTCGCGCGGCATCTGATCCTGACCTATCCGGATCTTTACAAGCTGTTCGGCGAGCGCGAATTCACCTGGAACAAGATCCGCCAGCAGAACCGCAATCCGCTGCTGGCCTCGCTCGATGGCGCCGACGGCCTCAAGACCGGCTACACCAAGGAGGGCGGCTTCGGCATGGTCGGCTCGGCGGTGCAGAACGGCACGCGCCTCGTTGTGGTCGTTAACGGGCTTAGCGACGCGGCAGATCGTGCGGCCGCCGCCAAGCGGCTGCTGGAGTGGGGCTTCAAGAATTTCGAGACCCGCACGCTGTTCGAGGCGAACCAGACCGTCGGCTACGGCAAGGTGTTCGGCGGCGACACCGGCCGTATCGCGCTGCATGCGAACGAGCCGGTCGGCGTGATGGTGCAGCGGAACGGCTCCGACAAGATCAATGCGCGGATCATCTACAAGGGCCCCGTACGTGCGCCGGTGCAGAGCGGCGACCGGATCGGCGCGATCAAGGTCTGGCGCAACGGCAACCTCGCGCTGGAAGTGCCGCTCTATGCCAGCGAGTCCGTCGGCACCGGCTCGCTCACGCAACGCGCGTTCGACGGCGCGAGCGAACTTGCGATCGGCCTGCTGCGTTCAGGCATCGAGAAGCTCTAG
- a CDS encoding helix-turn-helix transcriptional regulator — translation MKSVVAMTSLSRTMINRYRVDGKFPAAVPLGDRRVAFVRNEINDWIAARIAARAANDNVKMREVA, via the coding sequence ATGAAGAGCGTCGTCGCCATGACGTCGCTCTCCCGCACAATGATCAATCGATATCGCGTCGACGGGAAATTCCCCGCCGCCGTGCCTTTGGGTGACCGAAGGGTCGCCTTTGTTCGTAACGAAATCAATGACTGGATCGCCGCCCGCATCGCTGCGCGTGCGGCGAACGACAACGTCAAGATGCGGGAGGTGGCGTGA
- the tmk gene encoding dTMP kinase: MAKRATRARPGRGRFITFEGGEGSGKSTQIQLLAERLKGQGIETLVTREPGGSPGAEIVRHLLLSGVGKLLGADAETLLFAAARDDHVHQVIEPALKKGVWVLCDRFTDSTAAYQGAAGKVDAAFIEALTHATIGDLEPDLTLILDVPVAVGLHRAIKRRGKAVADRFEQESLSFHESLRDAYRKIAADNPKRCAVVDANADAATVSERIWETMQHRLASALPARARA; this comes from the coding sequence ATGGCAAAGCGTGCGACCAGAGCCCGCCCCGGCAGAGGCCGCTTTATCACGTTCGAGGGCGGCGAGGGCTCGGGCAAATCCACCCAGATCCAGTTGCTGGCCGAGCGCCTCAAGGGGCAGGGCATCGAAACGCTGGTGACGCGCGAGCCGGGTGGCTCACCCGGTGCGGAAATCGTCCGCCATCTTCTGCTGTCGGGCGTCGGCAAGCTGCTTGGCGCCGATGCCGAAACGCTGCTGTTTGCTGCCGCGCGTGACGACCATGTGCATCAGGTGATCGAGCCTGCATTGAAAAAGGGCGTGTGGGTGCTGTGCGACCGTTTCACCGACTCGACGGCGGCCTATCAGGGCGCGGCCGGGAAGGTGGATGCGGCGTTTATCGAGGCGCTCACGCACGCGACCATCGGCGATCTCGAACCCGACCTGACGCTCATTCTGGACGTGCCGGTTGCGGTCGGCCTGCATCGTGCGATCAAGCGGCGCGGCAAGGCGGTTGCCGACAGGTTCGAGCAGGAAAGTTTGTCCTTCCACGAGAGCTTGCGCGATGCTTATCGCAAGATTGCGGCCGACAATCCCAAACGCTGCGCCGTCGTCGATGCCAATGCGGATGCCGCAACGGTTTCCGAGCGCATCTGGGAGACGATGCAGCACCGCCTCGCATCCGCTCTGCCTGCGAGGGCGCGCGCATGA
- a CDS encoding AAA family ATPase yields MAPLKWKSQPGSTFVEAEVPPKPTNDNTPLLRATPWKFKDPRSIPPRQWVYETHYIRGYVSVTVSPGGVGKTSKKIVEALSMATGRDLLNETVHERARVWFWNGEDPREEMDRRLAAACVLYDIVPEELDGWLFVDSGREQQIISATQTRDGTKIAVPVMGAMIETIIANKIDVVIIDPFVSSHAVTENDNMAMDAVVKRFWAPIIDRTNCAVELVHHARKVGANEVTAESARGGVALISAARSAIALNPMTQDEANKASVENRHLYFRATDAKANMAPREDKSRWFKLVSVDLGNDTRERQSDHIGVVTSWQWPDTMAGVTASDLLAVQREIAAAEWMDSIRSGDRWAGYAVASVMNLNLDDQKDKERAKTCLKAWKASGALKVERRKNANGDERSFLVVGEWANAAPDD; encoded by the coding sequence ATGGCACCGCTAAAGTGGAAGTCTCAACCCGGCAGCACGTTCGTTGAAGCCGAGGTGCCGCCAAAGCCGACGAACGACAATACTCCGCTCCTTCGCGCCACGCCCTGGAAGTTTAAGGATCCCCGCTCTATCCCGCCAAGGCAATGGGTATACGAAACGCACTATATTCGCGGTTATGTATCAGTGACAGTCTCGCCGGGCGGCGTGGGTAAGACGTCCAAAAAGATCGTCGAAGCCTTGTCGATGGCAACTGGCCGCGATCTTCTGAATGAAACGGTGCATGAACGCGCCCGTGTTTGGTTCTGGAACGGTGAGGATCCTCGCGAAGAGATGGATCGTCGCCTAGCAGCCGCCTGCGTCCTTTACGATATTGTGCCGGAAGAATTGGACGGCTGGCTCTTTGTAGATTCTGGTCGCGAGCAACAAATCATATCGGCAACACAGACCAGAGACGGTACCAAAATTGCCGTGCCTGTTATGGGTGCGATGATTGAGACAATTATAGCCAACAAGATCGATGTCGTTATCATTGATCCATTCGTGTCTTCTCACGCCGTTACCGAAAACGACAACATGGCCATGGATGCTGTCGTGAAGCGCTTTTGGGCGCCAATAATTGACCGAACGAATTGTGCGGTCGAGTTGGTCCATCACGCCAGAAAGGTGGGCGCCAACGAGGTTACTGCGGAATCGGCTCGCGGAGGCGTCGCTCTTATCAGCGCTGCCAGATCTGCGATCGCTCTCAACCCGATGACGCAAGATGAGGCCAACAAGGCCAGTGTAGAGAACCGCCACCTCTACTTCCGGGCGACCGACGCAAAGGCAAACATGGCGCCCCGAGAAGACAAATCTCGATGGTTCAAACTCGTCAGCGTGGACCTTGGTAATGATACCCGAGAGCGCCAATCGGACCACATCGGTGTCGTTACGTCGTGGCAATGGCCGGATACGATGGCTGGAGTAACGGCAAGCGACCTGCTGGCCGTCCAGCGAGAGATAGCCGCCGCGGAGTGGATGGATAGCATCCGGTCCGGTGATCGATGGGCCGGATACGCGGTGGCCAGCGTGATGAACCTCAACCTCGATGACCAAAAGGATAAAGAGCGGGCAAAGACGTGCCTAAAGGCATGGAAGGCGAGTGGAGCGCTAAAGGTTGAACGCCGTAAGAATGCCAACGGTGACGAGCGCTCGTTTCTGGTGGTCGGTGAATGGGCAAATGCTGCACCGGATGACTGA
- a CDS encoding DUF2478 domain-containing protein → MSLSDTIATVIGPDSQAIQSLFEAQINEWRAAGIKAVGLLGEAHALPNRSCAAGFLRDITTDERFAMYLATPPANTSCHLAADGVEAACKALLGQIEDCDVVVLSKFGKLEEAGGGLRPAFEVAALAGKPILTTVSEKHRDAWAAFTGGTTMIPDTRAAIQSWWEGLKTDDTITA, encoded by the coding sequence ATGTCCCTCTCAGACACCATTGCGACCGTGATCGGCCCCGACAGCCAGGCGATCCAGTCGCTGTTCGAAGCCCAGATCAACGAGTGGCGCGCGGCCGGCATCAAGGCGGTCGGCCTGCTCGGCGAAGCGCATGCGCTGCCGAATCGCAGTTGCGCCGCGGGCTTCCTGCGCGACATCACGACCGACGAGCGGTTCGCGATGTACCTCGCCACACCGCCTGCCAATACGTCGTGCCACCTCGCTGCCGACGGCGTCGAGGCCGCGTGCAAGGCCCTGCTCGGCCAGATCGAGGACTGCGACGTCGTCGTGCTGAGCAAGTTCGGCAAGCTGGAAGAAGCAGGCGGCGGCCTGCGTCCCGCCTTCGAGGTGGCCGCATTGGCCGGAAAGCCGATCCTGACCACCGTCTCCGAGAAGCACCGCGACGCCTGGGCGGCATTCACCGGCGGCACCACGATGATCCCGGATACCCGCGCGGCGATCCAGTCCTGGTGGGAAGGGCTGAAGACCGACGACACCATCACGGCTTAA
- a CDS encoding phage major capsid protein, translated as MTELATKIGEIATAVSDMRSSIETRVGELEKRWARLPDNDNYISRSEKSLGDMVIASDEVKRLSSDFRGRATVKFVGDEAAAITSAPASVGNNTSNGTSLVPAHRVGEIVTPHQRELRVRDLLNKARTTSNTIEWPRETAFDNQARPVTEGQGKPYSNLTFELQSTPVRTIAHMFKCSRQILDDAPALAGYINRRGVYGLQFKEEQQLLTGNGVGQNLNGIIPQATAFSPQFTIAHETPIDRILEAISQAEDSEIPVNGVVLNKRDWRRITGVKDEEGRYISGQSPFGLTDPRLWSVNIVATNAMAPGEFLAGAFQDGASIFDRMDVEVMISTENDKDFEQNLVSVRIESRLALAVFRPDAFIVGDLYTGT; from the coding sequence TTGACTGAACTTGCTACAAAGATCGGCGAGATTGCCACCGCGGTGAGCGACATGCGTTCCAGCATCGAGACGCGAGTTGGCGAGCTTGAGAAGCGATGGGCTCGGCTGCCCGACAATGACAACTACATTTCCCGCAGCGAAAAATCGCTGGGTGATATGGTCATTGCCAGCGATGAGGTGAAGCGGCTTTCGTCTGATTTTCGCGGTCGCGCCACGGTGAAGTTCGTCGGCGACGAGGCTGCGGCGATCACCTCTGCGCCGGCCTCTGTTGGTAACAATACTTCGAATGGTACCAGCTTGGTTCCAGCGCATCGCGTCGGCGAAATCGTCACGCCTCACCAGCGTGAACTCCGGGTCCGCGATCTGCTCAACAAGGCGCGCACCACTTCGAACACGATTGAATGGCCGCGGGAGACCGCCTTCGATAACCAGGCGCGTCCGGTAACGGAAGGCCAGGGTAAACCCTACAGCAACCTGACCTTCGAGCTGCAATCGACTCCCGTGCGCACGATCGCGCACATGTTTAAATGCAGCCGTCAGATCCTGGACGACGCTCCGGCGCTGGCTGGCTACATCAATCGGCGAGGCGTCTATGGGCTGCAGTTTAAAGAGGAACAGCAGCTTCTCACCGGTAATGGCGTTGGTCAGAACCTGAACGGTATAATTCCTCAGGCAACGGCTTTCTCGCCGCAGTTCACTATTGCTCATGAGACGCCGATTGACCGCATTCTGGAGGCGATAAGTCAGGCCGAAGACTCGGAAATTCCGGTCAATGGTGTCGTGCTGAATAAGCGCGACTGGCGCCGCATTACAGGCGTCAAGGATGAAGAGGGCCGTTATATCTCCGGCCAGTCGCCGTTCGGACTCACCGATCCGCGGTTGTGGAGCGTCAACATCGTAGCGACCAACGCGATGGCCCCGGGCGAATTCCTTGCCGGTGCATTCCAGGATGGTGCATCGATCTTCGACCGCATGGACGTCGAAGTCATGATCTCCACCGAGAACGACAAAGACTTTGAGCAGAACCTTGTTTCGGTTCGGATCGAGTCTCGTCTTGCCTTGGCTGTGTTCCGGCCAGACGCATTCATCGTCGGTGATCTCTACACAGGCACGTAA
- a CDS encoding septal ring lytic transglycosylase RlpA family protein encodes MIDRQAARRVCQLMLGAGVCLLLANCAPGKFANRFDPKYGVSSSPRVVDFDQPVPKGGGTYRVGKPYKVAGRTYVPEENLNYRADGLASWYGDDFHGRLTANGEVFDMTSLTAAHPTLPMPSYVRVTNTANGKSLIVRVNDRGPYHGNRIIDVSHRAATLLDFRGHGVARVRVEYVGRAPLEGSDDALLVATLRTNQPAPAPSSIRIASAAPFVPQMPTSHGVRADVPLPAERPYSLGSTDVAATSGLRAGYQADSYAEQADPGAGRGLY; translated from the coding sequence ATGATCGACCGACAAGCGGCACGCCGCGTTTGCCAGCTCATGCTGGGTGCCGGCGTGTGCCTGCTGCTCGCCAATTGCGCGCCCGGTAAATTCGCCAACCGATTCGACCCGAAATACGGCGTGTCGTCGAGCCCGCGGGTGGTCGATTTCGACCAGCCGGTCCCGAAGGGCGGCGGCACTTACCGCGTCGGCAAGCCCTACAAGGTCGCCGGCCGCACCTATGTGCCGGAAGAGAATCTCAATTACCGCGCCGATGGCCTCGCGTCCTGGTACGGCGACGATTTCCATGGTCGTCTCACCGCAAATGGCGAAGTGTTCGACATGACCTCGCTCACGGCGGCGCATCCGACGCTGCCGATGCCGAGCTATGTCCGCGTCACCAACACCGCGAACGGCAAATCACTGATCGTGCGCGTCAACGATCGCGGCCCGTATCACGGCAACCGGATCATCGACGTTTCGCACCGCGCGGCGACACTGCTCGACTTCCGGGGCCATGGCGTGGCCCGCGTGCGGGTCGAGTATGTCGGCCGGGCGCCGCTCGAGGGATCGGACGACGCGCTTCTTGTCGCCACGCTGCGCACCAACCAGCCGGCGCCTGCGCCCTCCAGCATCCGCATCGCATCGGCGGCACCGTTCGTGCCGCAAATGCCCACCTCGCACGGGGTGCGGGCGGACGTGCCGCTCCCGGCCGAGCGGCCCTACAGCCTCGGCAGCACCGACGTCGCTGCAACCTCGGGGCTCCGCGCCGGCTATCAGGCCGACAGCTATGCCGAGCAAGCCGATCCGGGAGCAGGACGCGGCCTTTACTGA
- a CDS encoding HK97-gp10 family putative phage morphogenesis protein — protein sequence MRDDLQSFQKQIGQLPITLKRQLATAIKVEADRLADAIKAAAPVDTGKLRDSVKVRRTKRDLTLEVTAGGDETIHGERGPHGEADYALFVEYGTRKKPAQPFFYNTARRMEPEITDNITKAVEEVLK from the coding sequence CTGCGAGACGATCTTCAGTCATTCCAAAAGCAAATCGGCCAACTGCCTATAACGCTTAAACGTCAACTGGCGACGGCCATTAAGGTCGAAGCGGACCGGCTCGCAGATGCCATCAAGGCCGCCGCGCCAGTGGATACAGGAAAGTTGCGCGATAGCGTGAAGGTTCGTCGAACCAAGCGAGACTTGACACTGGAAGTCACCGCAGGCGGTGACGAAACCATCCACGGCGAACGCGGCCCGCATGGAGAGGCGGACTATGCGTTATTCGTTGAATACGGAACGCGGAAAAAACCCGCGCAGCCATTCTTCTACAATACGGCCCGACGCATGGAGCCGGAAATCACCGACAACATTACCAAAGCAGTCGAAGAGGTTTTGAAATGA